In Silvanigrella paludirubra, the following are encoded in one genomic region:
- a CDS encoding substrate-binding periplasmic protein has protein sequence MRIRYFFILYILLIINVFANASPIQIAWDYNCPWMCNTSKKPGFLSELVSEIFRLSNLNIEFQRYSWPVAIHEVKEGNALGLLSPSKDEAEGFYFPNESLGFQQMCFYVNKNSIWSYKDKSSIESIHLGISQWANYNGLMEYIHNNIDNPKKINVISSEDIYLTGFEKLSKNEFEALLINRTSAIYYINKNKQKDKFKQVGCLEKEKIYIAFSPKYKNKSKFISETFDKNMIKLKKTSYIKKLMKKYDLTDIDF, from the coding sequence ATGAGAATACGTTATTTTTTTATTTTATATATATTACTTATAATAAATGTTTTTGCTAATGCATCTCCTATTCAAATAGCTTGGGATTATAATTGTCCATGGATGTGTAATACATCTAAAAAACCTGGATTTTTATCAGAATTAGTTTCTGAAATTTTTCGATTATCAAATTTAAATATTGAATTTCAACGTTATTCTTGGCCAGTAGCAATTCACGAAGTTAAAGAAGGAAATGCATTAGGTTTACTTAGTCCATCAAAAGATGAAGCGGAAGGTTTTTACTTTCCTAATGAATCTTTAGGATTTCAGCAAATGTGTTTTTATGTAAATAAAAACTCAATATGGAGTTATAAAGACAAAAGTTCTATAGAATCTATTCATTTGGGTATTTCTCAATGGGCGAATTATAATGGATTAATGGAATATATTCATAATAATATTGATAATCCAAAAAAAATTAATGTAATAAGCTCAGAAGATATTTATTTAACAGGATTTGAAAAACTTTCTAAAAATGAATTCGAAGCTCTATTAATTAATCGAACATCAGCAATATATTATATAAATAAAAATAAGCAAAAAGATAAATTTAAACAAGTTGGTTGTTTGGAAAAAGAAAAAATTTATATTGCTTTTTCTCCAAAATATAAAAATAAAAGTAAATTTATTTCAGAAACATTTGATAAAAATATGATTAAATTAAAAAAGACATCATATATAAAAAAATTAATGAAAAAATACGATCTAACTGATATTGATTTTTAA
- the purH gene encoding bifunctional phosphoribosylaminoimidazolecarboxamide formyltransferase/IMP cyclohydrolase — translation MSHQNIPSIEVKNLIPVRRALLSLSDKSGLKELCELLTKWDCELVGTSSTYNAIINLGFSCSTIDSITNFPEILGGRVKTLHPKVFGGILGRELLDSDAKDMKDHDIKPFDIVICNLYPFQKTLAKGATTTELVENIDIGGVSLLRAAAKNHASVSVLCDSADYEYFMKVVSENQGNTTLSLRKQLAVKAFRETASYDEIISATLENKFELENELSSKIGPVRTENVNSILTLPDNVTLSLTKQQSLRYGENPHQNAAFYRISDLQKENKVCSIANMKCFHGKELSYNNVLDIEHAIRLATEFKEDYAAVILKHNTPCGVGVSKDSLFQAYVKAFESDPVSPFGGIVCVTKNVTEELANKLSETFLEVVIAPNFDSKALEILQKKKNLRLVTFNPELPLANKIIFTHVQGGFLAQSSNDIVLDFNKVTFPTTVKPSPDIIKALTLGMTVVKHVRSNAIVLANEYQSLSIAGGFTNRVDAVEQCLKKIRLPLTNAILASDAFFPFPDSIELINQSGIKHIVQPGGSVQDAEVIKACDKYGISMMFTGNRHFKH, via the coding sequence GTGAGCCATCAAAATATCCCCTCTATTGAAGTTAAAAATTTGATTCCGGTACGCAGAGCTCTTTTATCTTTGTCTGATAAATCGGGGTTAAAAGAACTTTGTGAGCTTTTAACAAAATGGGATTGTGAGCTTGTAGGAACGTCTTCGACATACAATGCCATCATAAATTTAGGTTTTTCCTGTTCTACCATTGATTCCATTACAAATTTTCCTGAAATATTAGGTGGCCGTGTGAAAACATTACACCCAAAAGTCTTTGGTGGCATTTTGGGAAGAGAACTTTTGGATTCTGATGCAAAAGACATGAAAGATCATGACATTAAACCCTTTGATATTGTTATCTGTAATTTGTACCCATTTCAAAAGACGTTGGCAAAAGGGGCAACAACAACAGAATTAGTTGAAAATATTGATATAGGTGGTGTTAGCTTACTAAGGGCGGCTGCCAAAAATCATGCTTCTGTTTCTGTTTTATGTGACTCTGCTGATTACGAATATTTTATGAAAGTAGTCTCTGAAAATCAGGGAAATACGACATTAAGTCTAAGAAAACAATTGGCAGTTAAGGCTTTTAGAGAAACGGCTTCTTACGACGAAATCATTTCTGCAACGCTAGAAAACAAATTTGAATTAGAAAACGAATTATCTTCAAAAATTGGACCCGTTAGAACGGAAAACGTAAATTCCATTTTAACCCTTCCTGATAACGTAACTCTTTCTTTAACAAAACAACAATCGTTAAGATATGGTGAAAATCCTCATCAAAATGCAGCATTTTACCGTATTTCTGATTTACAAAAAGAGAATAAAGTATGCTCTATTGCAAATATGAAGTGTTTTCATGGCAAAGAATTAAGTTACAATAATGTTTTAGATATTGAGCATGCAATTCGCTTGGCTACTGAATTTAAAGAAGATTATGCTGCTGTTATTTTAAAACACAACACACCTTGTGGTGTAGGCGTTTCAAAAGATTCTCTATTTCAAGCATATGTCAAAGCATTTGAGTCTGATCCGGTAAGTCCTTTTGGCGGCATTGTTTGTGTCACAAAAAATGTAACGGAAGAGTTGGCAAATAAATTATCAGAAACTTTTTTAGAAGTTGTTATTGCACCAAATTTCGATTCCAAAGCTCTCGAAATTCTTCAAAAAAAGAAAAATTTACGTTTAGTTACTTTTAATCCTGAATTGCCTTTAGCTAATAAAATCATTTTTACTCATGTCCAAGGTGGTTTTTTAGCGCAAAGTTCAAATGACATTGTTTTAGATTTTAACAAAGTAACATTTCCAACAACTGTTAAACCTTCGCCTGATATTATAAAAGCATTAACTTTAGGAATGACAGTTGTAAAACATGTTCGATCGAACGCCATTGTTTTAGCAAATGAATATCAGTCTCTATCTATTGCGGGTGGATTTACAAACCGTGTCGATGCCGTAGAGCAGTGTTTAAAAAAGATTCGACTTCCTTTAACAAATGCTATTTTAGCGAGTGACGCGTTTTTTCCTTTTCCAGATAGCATTGAACTTATAAATCAAAGTGGGATTAAGCATATTGTTCAGCCAGGAGGTAGTGTTCAAGATGCTGAAGTTATAAAAGCATGTGACAAATATGGAATTTCTATGATGTTCACGGGTAACCGTCATTTTAAACATTAA
- a CDS encoding cyclic nucleotide-binding domain-containing protein, which translates to MIESFKDISLFKDLNDNQLERLQEICYELKLNIGEIFIHEGRLEQRFFIIIDGSVEIIKKNGDRFYPLAKLSKGEIVGEMVLFENAARSASAKAIEPSTVLCFDLEKIKNDPNYLDIYAKFTSFFGEKISKRLRYTNEVTVEVLKERLAIGNFAVNIIAITTLYALSLQMLQKLKSYMSNSTLVTIIVLIMFCYFIISMMLKSGYPLKTFGITIENWRKLVIESILYTIPLLVIIMLLKYIVITFNPKLHHLPLFDPMSIFKTSADISLKVYFAALFGYIIFVPIQELIVRSGIQSALQKFLTGSKTKTMWSSIILSNILFAGGHSHISAGFALSVFIPGIFWGWLFAKQNSLIGVSVSHILIGVWGAFIIGFENIF; encoded by the coding sequence ATGATTGAATCATTTAAAGATATATCTCTATTCAAAGATTTAAATGACAATCAATTAGAACGTCTTCAAGAAATTTGTTATGAATTAAAACTAAATATTGGAGAAATATTTATTCATGAAGGAAGACTAGAACAAAGATTTTTTATTATTATTGATGGCAGTGTAGAAATTATCAAAAAAAATGGAGATAGATTTTACCCTTTAGCAAAACTAAGTAAAGGTGAAATTGTTGGTGAAATGGTACTTTTTGAAAATGCGGCTCGCTCTGCAAGCGCAAAAGCAATAGAACCTTCAACCGTTTTATGTTTTGATCTTGAAAAAATTAAGAATGATCCAAACTACCTAGATATTTATGCTAAATTTACATCTTTTTTTGGTGAAAAAATCTCAAAAAGACTACGCTACACCAATGAAGTCACAGTTGAGGTTTTAAAAGAGCGTCTTGCTATTGGCAATTTTGCGGTTAATATTATAGCAATTACAACATTATATGCACTTAGTTTACAAATGCTTCAAAAGCTAAAAAGTTATATGTCTAATTCAACTTTAGTTACAATTATAGTTTTAATTATGTTTTGTTACTTTATAATTTCAATGATGCTTAAAAGTGGTTACCCATTAAAAACTTTTGGTATTACAATTGAAAACTGGAGAAAATTAGTCATTGAATCTATTTTATATACGATTCCTTTATTAGTGATTATAATGCTTCTTAAATATATTGTAATTACTTTTAATCCCAAACTTCATCACCTTCCTTTATTTGACCCCATGTCTATTTTTAAAACTTCTGCAGATATCAGCTTAAAAGTATATTTTGCGGCCTTGTTTGGATATATTATTTTTGTTCCCATTCAAGAACTTATTGTAAGAAGTGGCATTCAGTCTGCACTCCAAAAATTTCTAACAGGCTCTAAAACAAAAACTATGTGGTCTTCTATTATTCTCTCTAATATTCTTTTTGCTGGTGGACATTCACATATTAGTGCAGGATTTGCTTTGTCTGTTTTTATCCCTGGTATTTTTTGGGGATGGCTGTTTGCAAAACAAAATTCTCTTATTGGAGTCAGTGTTTCTCATATTTTAATTGGTGTTTGGGGAGCTTTTATAATCGGGTTCGAAAACATTTTTTAG
- a CDS encoding acyltransferase, with protein MPWLYYSLKPKHLIWAKAWQDEIQSALQELETVKIGSNCFISPNANIFAEPGRDIIIGNNVTIASDVFLHGPITIADGVSINAGVSIDGGVKGVSISSHSRIASGTKIYAFNHGMNPNRNIKDQPVTSHGIEIGEDVWIGANVCIADNVKIGNHSVIGMGSVVTKNIMEWTICAGNPIKVIRNRKEKK; from the coding sequence ATGCCATGGCTTTATTACTCATTAAAACCAAAACATTTAATTTGGGCAAAGGCTTGGCAAGATGAAATTCAATCTGCTTTACAAGAGCTAGAAACGGTTAAAATTGGGAGCAATTGTTTTATTTCCCCAAACGCAAATATTTTTGCAGAGCCTGGAAGAGATATTATTATTGGAAATAACGTAACAATTGCTTCGGATGTTTTTTTGCATGGACCAATAACAATTGCAGATGGTGTAAGTATTAATGCAGGAGTTTCTATTGATGGTGGTGTAAAAGGTGTTTCTATTTCATCGCACTCAAGAATTGCGAGTGGAACAAAAATTTATGCATTTAATCATGGTATGAATCCAAATCGTAACATAAAAGATCAGCCAGTCACATCTCATGGAATAGAAATTGGTGAAGATGTTTGGATTGGTGCAAATGTTTGTATTGCTGATAATGTTAAAATAGGAAATCATTCTGTAATTGGTATGGGATCTGTCGTAACAAAAAATATTATGGAATGGACTATTTGTGCTGGTAATCCTATTAAAGTAATTAGAAATAGAAAAGAAAAAAAATAA
- the nadA gene encoding quinolinate synthase NadA has protein sequence MAIAYQTPLPAPYPSLTEQELRERIQSVRSFFGKKLVVLAHHYQRPEIVELSDVRGDSLQLAQYAAQQTEADYIVFCGVHFMAEGADILKTGNQVVVLPDLGAGCDMADMADADDVIEAWEQLVEVVGHESIMPVTYVNSTAALKAFVAKKGGVICTSSNAGKIVDWALKERKILFFYPDQHLGRNTAKKLGIPLESMNLWNPKKPYGGLEKENILNTKVMLWQGCCPVHMMFSSKQIDTIRAKDPEFKIISHPECSMEVVDKSDCAGSTDFIVKTIAASPAGSKWAVGTELNLVNRIAKENPDKTIVSINPFMCLCGTMNRIDLPHLTWALEQIKAGTPKNVITVQEPDRTLAKQALARMLEMSVTLSK, from the coding sequence ATGGCTATTGCTTACCAAACACCACTTCCTGCTCCCTATCCATCATTAACAGAGCAAGAATTGCGCGAACGTATTCAATCTGTAAGAAGTTTTTTTGGAAAAAAACTTGTTGTGCTTGCACATCATTATCAACGCCCTGAAATTGTGGAATTGAGTGATGTACGTGGTGATTCACTTCAATTAGCTCAATACGCTGCGCAGCAAACAGAAGCCGATTATATTGTTTTTTGCGGCGTTCATTTTATGGCTGAAGGTGCAGATATATTAAAAACAGGAAATCAAGTTGTTGTACTTCCGGACTTAGGTGCTGGTTGCGACATGGCTGACATGGCTGATGCAGATGATGTCATTGAGGCATGGGAACAACTGGTTGAAGTTGTTGGTCATGAAAGTATTATGCCTGTTACTTATGTAAATTCTACTGCAGCACTAAAAGCTTTTGTTGCTAAAAAAGGTGGTGTGATTTGCACCAGTTCGAATGCTGGAAAAATTGTGGATTGGGCTTTGAAAGAAAGAAAAATACTTTTTTTCTATCCAGATCAACATTTAGGAAGAAATACGGCGAAAAAGCTTGGAATTCCATTGGAATCTATGAATTTATGGAACCCTAAAAAACCTTATGGCGGTTTGGAAAAAGAAAATATTTTAAATACAAAAGTCATGTTATGGCAGGGGTGCTGTCCTGTTCACATGATGTTTAGTTCAAAACAAATTGATACCATTCGTGCAAAAGATCCTGAATTTAAAATTATTTCGCATCCTGAATGTTCCATGGAAGTCGTGGATAAATCCGATTGTGCTGGTTCTACCGATTTTATTGTAAAAACAATTGCAGCGAGTCCAGCTGGAAGTAAGTGGGCTGTTGGTACCGAATTAAATTTAGTAAATCGAATTGCCAAAGAAAACCCAGATAAAACCATAGTAAGTATAAATCCTTTTATGTGTCTTTGTGGAACAATGAATCGTATTGATCTTCCTCATTTAACTTGGGCTTTAGAGCAAATTAAAGCAGGTACGCCAAAAAATGTAATTACAGTTCAGGAGCCTGATCGTACTCTTGCAAAACAAGCTTTGGCTCGTATGTTAGAAATGAGTGTTACGTTATCAAAATAA
- a CDS encoding 3-hydroxybutyryl-CoA dehydrogenase, which translates to MALTSQIKTIAVIGAGQMGSGIAQVAAQAGFQVIICDNRSEGLNKAVQGIEKSLAKLFEKGKIDEHPPAILGRIKKTTQLSDLVSADFIIEAIHENEALKKEIFSQLDKIMPAHVTFASNTSSLPITRLASATLRPQQFIGMHFMNPVPIMGLVEIIRGHSTSNETYEITKLLSEKMGKVTVCSQDYPGFIVNRILMPMINEAFYTLMEGIANAEDIDAGMKLGTNQPMGPLTLADFIGLDTCYAIMKVLHDGLGDSKYRPCPLLKKYVDAGHFGKKTGQGVYKY; encoded by the coding sequence ATGGCTCTTACTTCACAAATTAAAACAATTGCCGTCATAGGTGCGGGACAAATGGGAAGTGGCATTGCTCAAGTAGCTGCACAAGCTGGTTTTCAAGTAATAATATGTGACAACCGCAGTGAAGGGTTAAATAAAGCTGTCCAAGGAATTGAAAAAAGCCTCGCAAAATTATTTGAAAAGGGAAAAATAGACGAACATCCTCCAGCTATTTTAGGTAGAATTAAAAAGACAACTCAGTTATCTGACCTTGTTTCTGCTGATTTTATTATAGAAGCCATTCATGAAAATGAAGCTTTAAAAAAAGAAATATTTTCTCAACTTGATAAAATAATGCCCGCTCATGTTACCTTTGCAAGTAACACAAGCAGTTTACCAATTACACGACTTGCTTCTGCCACATTAAGACCTCAGCAATTTATTGGAATGCATTTTATGAATCCTGTTCCTATCATGGGACTTGTTGAAATCATTCGAGGCCATTCGACATCAAATGAAACATATGAAATTACAAAATTACTCTCTGAAAAAATGGGCAAAGTAACAGTTTGTTCTCAAGATTATCCTGGTTTTATTGTAAATCGTATTTTAATGCCTATGATTAATGAAGCGTTTTATACTCTCATGGAAGGCATTGCAAACGCAGAAGATATTGATGCTGGAATGAAACTTGGGACAAATCAACCTATGGGTCCACTTACTTTAGCCGATTTTATAGGCTTAGATACTTGTTACGCTATTATGAAAGTATTACACGATGGTTTGGGTGATAGTAAATACAGACCTTGTCCGTTACTTAAAAAATATGTAGACGCAGGACATTTTGGAAAAAAAACGGGGCAGGGTGTTTATAAGTATTAA
- a CDS encoding Bd3614 family nucleic acid deaminase — MIHLTEKIMYDLIHKFQKNIAFLIFENTVYYSVNHFIPKTPISAITTLIQGIHHFYPEKSFFILRKKIYASYTATEMCHGMVKVTAKRFFTPLIPKDHDISISFNFQEIIYPISENTKMKWPQIPEHKNLKNIEFLKLTETIANDISLQSELYLSDRKIAAILVSKDNEILSIGINESSKNKAKHAEVNLIQNYYTKFNQPLPENCRIFTTLKPCKMCAGMIWHCSKDISTVKVYYLNDDLGPFSKNTVLNCGTLERQRAAQNSIELSMVIEEKLF; from the coding sequence ATGATTCATTTAACAGAAAAAATAATGTATGATTTAATTCATAAATTTCAAAAAAATATAGCCTTTTTAATTTTTGAAAATACAGTTTATTATTCTGTAAATCATTTTATTCCAAAAACACCAATATCGGCAATTACCACTTTAATTCAAGGAATTCATCATTTTTATCCAGAAAAATCTTTTTTTATACTTCGAAAAAAAATTTATGCATCATATACTGCGACAGAAATGTGTCATGGTATGGTTAAAGTTACTGCCAAAAGATTTTTCACTCCACTCATTCCTAAAGATCATGACATCTCAATTTCTTTTAATTTTCAAGAAATCATTTATCCTATATCCGAAAATACGAAAATGAAATGGCCACAAATACCAGAGCATAAAAATTTAAAAAATATTGAATTTTTAAAATTAACAGAAACAATAGCAAATGATATTTCTTTGCAATCAGAACTCTATCTTTCCGATAGAAAAATTGCTGCTATTTTAGTTTCTAAAGATAATGAAATATTATCAATTGGAATAAATGAAAGCTCTAAAAACAAAGCGAAACACGCAGAAGTAAACTTAATTCAAAATTATTATACTAAATTTAATCAGCCGTTACCTGAGAACTGTCGGATCTTTACAACTTTAAAACCTTGCAAAATGTGTGCAGGAATGATTTGGCATTGCTCAAAAGATATTTCAACAGTAAAAGTATATTATTTAAATGATGATTTAGGTCCTTTTTCTAAAAATACAGTCTTAAATTGTGGTACCTTAGAGCGGCAAAGAGCTGCTCAAAATAGCATAGAATTATCTATGGTGATTGAAGAAAAATTATTTTAA
- the dinB gene encoding DNA polymerase IV encodes MNDSNLQQIIHPSLLKRKIIHFDLDAFFAAVEIRDNPRLKGQPLIIGGMPNERGVVATASYEARKFGIHSAMSSAQAKKLCPQAIFLKPRFDAYSSASAEVFKILTNYCSIIEPMSLDEAYLDVTNISHQTSATKIAENIRHEIFLKTKLTASAGIAPNKMIAKIASDLNKPNGFAVIKPQFCFPFMQTLPLKKVPFIGPVTSRKFASHNLFTCSDVFRIGKNYIIENFGPNAEWVYDKACGIDESEVITTHVRKSYGEEETFIKDIINYSDKINMLKKMVASLSEYLLKKNISFKTVTIKIKYSNFTVKTKSKSFPLYFFEKNILEKISLQLLEEMNCEKVPLRLMGVSVSNVINKKDLQQETLFGDYI; translated from the coding sequence TTGAATGATAGTAACTTGCAACAAATTATTCATCCCTCTTTATTAAAAAGAAAAATCATTCATTTTGATCTTGATGCTTTTTTTGCTGCTGTTGAAATAAGAGATAACCCTCGTTTAAAAGGACAACCTCTTATTATTGGTGGCATGCCCAATGAAAGAGGAGTTGTTGCCACAGCTTCTTATGAAGCACGAAAGTTTGGCATTCATTCTGCCATGTCTTCCGCTCAAGCAAAAAAACTTTGCCCTCAAGCTATTTTTTTAAAACCAAGATTCGATGCTTATTCTAGTGCATCTGCCGAAGTTTTTAAAATATTAACAAATTATTGCTCCATAATAGAGCCTATGTCTTTAGATGAAGCCTACTTAGACGTAACAAACATCTCTCACCAAACTTCGGCTACTAAAATTGCTGAAAATATAAGACACGAAATATTTCTTAAAACAAAATTAACCGCTTCAGCAGGAATTGCTCCTAATAAAATGATTGCAAAAATTGCTTCCGATCTAAATAAACCGAATGGATTTGCTGTTATTAAACCCCAATTTTGTTTTCCCTTTATGCAAACTCTTCCCCTAAAAAAAGTTCCCTTTATTGGTCCTGTTACTTCAAGAAAATTTGCAAGTCATAATTTGTTTACTTGTTCTGATGTATTTCGTATTGGTAAAAATTATATTATTGAAAATTTTGGTCCAAATGCCGAATGGGTTTATGACAAAGCTTGTGGCATTGATGAATCGGAAGTCATTACAACCCATGTAAGAAAATCATACGGTGAAGAAGAAACATTTATCAAAGACATTATAAATTATTCTGATAAAATAAATATGCTTAAAAAAATGGTTGCAAGTTTAAGCGAATATTTATTAAAGAAAAATATCTCATTTAAAACTGTAACAATTAAAATTAAATATTCAAATTTTACAGTGAAAACAAAATCAAAAAGTTTTCCCTTATATTTTTTTGAAAAAAATATTCTTGAGAAAATATCTTTACAATTATTAGAAGAAATGAATTGTGAAAAAGTACCATTGCGATTAATGGGTGTTTCGGTTTCAAATGTAATTAATAAAAAAGATTTGCAGCAAGAAACTTTGTTTGGGGATTATATTTAA
- a CDS encoding transporter substrate-binding domain-containing protein — protein sequence MIKKIIFYIFMMLSFNLNALEKNILSEIKENGELRVCTTAGYAPFEVKTSKGKWVGFDIKMFEEFSKKLGVQLSMIDMRWEGVFPALLSKKCEFITGGMSITEERKKVIHFSDIIYKSGNSIVILSKDEKKYKNLTDLDQKNVKIAVKTGNTGDFVLQKSLKNAKILRFDTNADMLTAVLKGRADAFVQDTIYAFMASNENKGKLYIIPEKLNYEDLAVGIRKQDEDLLKEFNSFFADWKKSGGYAKAVQYYIESDKWMEELKR from the coding sequence ATGATAAAAAAAATAATATTTTATATTTTTATGATGTTATCGTTTAATTTGAATGCATTAGAAAAAAATATTTTAAGTGAAATTAAAGAAAATGGTGAACTTAGAGTTTGTACAACTGCAGGCTATGCCCCTTTTGAAGTAAAAACTTCAAAAGGAAAATGGGTTGGTTTTGATATTAAAATGTTTGAAGAGTTTTCAAAAAAACTTGGTGTTCAATTGTCTATGATTGATATGAGATGGGAAGGAGTTTTTCCTGCTTTATTATCCAAAAAATGTGAATTTATAACTGGTGGAATGTCCATTACAGAAGAAAGAAAAAAAGTAATTCATTTTAGCGATATAATTTATAAAAGTGGGAATTCAATTGTTATTTTAAGTAAAGATGAAAAAAAATATAAGAATCTAACAGACCTCGATCAAAAAAATGTTAAAATAGCGGTTAAAACTGGGAATACGGGTGATTTTGTATTACAAAAATCTCTTAAAAATGCAAAAATTTTAAGATTTGATACCAATGCCGATATGCTCACGGCTGTTTTAAAAGGAAGAGCCGATGCTTTTGTTCAAGATACGATTTATGCCTTTATGGCGTCTAATGAAAATAAAGGAAAATTATATATTATTCCTGAAAAATTAAATTATGAAGATCTTGCTGTTGGAATAAGGAAACAAGATGAAGATCTCCTTAAAGAGTTTAATTCTTTTTTTGCAGATTGGAAAAAATCAGGTGGATATGCGAAGGCGGTTCAATATTATATTGAGTCAGATAAATGGATGGAAGAGTTAAAAAGGTAA
- a CDS encoding Do family serine endopeptidase, producing the protein MNSTNHSSKKVTNFMKARAKNIIVAGVSIAALFGVASAGMLILYPNQVTNITQNLTAQASNGYSLPSAVPPTPNPDSAFLKSFKRVFSGIAKESRPALVFITAEKKVTVRQNEMPFPEDFFFPFMPPQFKGPNGQQREKRQSVETDGGSGFIVDLKNGYIITNNHVIEGADKITVTTYDNRKYKAKVVGTAKNVDISVLKLEDFKPSNELKQVSLANSDEVEVGDWAIALGAPFELPQTLTMGVVSAVQRSSDTLGITGANSFIQTDAAINPGNSGGPLVNLDGQVIGMNTAIYSKNGTSVGIGFAIPSNTIRLVADSIINNGKFRQVYLGVEMYDLNKFGPAAMKEMKIDPNTEGALVMRAVPKSPAAIAGLKPYDIIQSVNNKAVKSSIDIQRQIIFLKPGTEIKLGILREGKTIQLTAKVAELPGKTDQNEINSDDDANDSKQEKTQASNYGLMLSNKSTGDKGVLIAGVQNGSPAAQSGLRKGDVILKVNKQSVSSPKDVEEILKKSKKSGENSPIFLLVARDDGSSLAVILPPNS; encoded by the coding sequence ATGAATTCTACTAACCATAGTTCAAAAAAGGTAACAAATTTTATGAAAGCAAGAGCAAAAAATATAATAGTTGCAGGGGTTTCCATCGCAGCACTATTTGGTGTTGCAAGTGCTGGCATGTTAATTTTATATCCAAACCAAGTAACAAACATAACGCAAAACTTAACCGCACAAGCATCAAATGGGTATTCTCTACCCTCAGCGGTTCCACCAACCCCAAATCCAGATTCTGCTTTTTTAAAGTCTTTTAAAAGAGTCTTTTCAGGAATAGCAAAGGAAAGCCGTCCGGCTCTCGTTTTTATTACTGCTGAAAAAAAAGTAACTGTTAGACAAAATGAAATGCCGTTTCCAGAAGATTTCTTTTTCCCATTTATGCCTCCTCAATTCAAAGGTCCAAACGGACAACAAAGAGAAAAAAGACAATCCGTTGAAACAGATGGCGGTTCTGGTTTTATTGTTGATTTAAAAAATGGTTATATCATTACAAATAACCATGTTATTGAAGGCGCTGATAAAATTACAGTAACAACCTATGATAATCGTAAATATAAAGCAAAAGTTGTTGGAACTGCTAAAAATGTAGATATTTCAGTACTTAAATTGGAAGACTTTAAACCTTCGAATGAATTGAAACAAGTTAGCTTAGCAAATTCAGATGAAGTTGAAGTTGGTGATTGGGCTATTGCACTTGGTGCGCCGTTTGAACTTCCACAAACATTAACAATGGGTGTTGTAAGTGCTGTACAAAGATCAAGCGATACCTTAGGAATCACGGGAGCAAATAGTTTTATCCAAACTGATGCAGCGATCAATCCTGGTAACTCTGGTGGACCTCTTGTTAACTTAGATGGTCAAGTTATTGGAATGAACACTGCTATTTATTCTAAAAATGGAACAAGTGTTGGAATTGGTTTTGCCATTCCTTCAAATACAATTCGCCTTGTTGCCGATTCCATCATTAATAATGGTAAATTTAGACAAGTTTATTTAGGTGTAGAAATGTATGACCTAAATAAATTCGGTCCTGCTGCCATGAAAGAAATGAAGATAGATCCAAATACCGAAGGCGCTCTAGTAATGAGGGCTGTTCCAAAAAGTCCAGCAGCCATTGCGGGATTAAAGCCTTATGATATTATTCAAAGCGTTAATAATAAGGCTGTTAAATCAAGCATAGATATTCAACGCCAAATTATTTTCTTAAAACCAGGAACTGAAATTAAGCTTGGAATCTTACGCGAAGGCAAAACAATCCAATTAACTGCAAAAGTAGCGGAATTACCAGGTAAAACTGATCAAAATGAAATAAATTCAGACGATGATGCAAACGATTCAAAACAAGAAAAAACACAGGCATCTAATTATGGATTAATGTTATCAAATAAATCGACTGGTGATAAAGGTGTTTTAATTGCTGGTGTTCAAAATGGAAGCCCTGCTGCACAATCTGGATTAAGAAAAGGCGATGTGATACTTAAAGTAAATAAACAGTCTGTATCTTCTCCTAAAGATGTAGAAGAGATACTAAAGAAATCTAAGAAGTCTGGTGAAAACTCACCAATATTCTTACTCGTTGCCAGAGACGATGGTTCTAGTTTAGCTGTAATCCTTCCTCCAAATAGTTAA